From the Cryptomeria japonica chromosome 2, Sugi_1.0, whole genome shotgun sequence genome, one window contains:
- the LOC131049732 gene encoding agmatine hydroxycinnamoyltransferase 1: MKVLRGEGVLIKPCVGKDHRELVELNNFDLIAHPMYVKLVYVFQAPTPSSEVLKEGLAKVLAEFREWAGRYTKETASGCLGINLNDEGVLVIEAEADGTIADAMPFDPSSFLLELVPPTSTVVNELLLLQFTRFTCGGLVIGLARHHHVADGKAATFFMNSWGKIVRGECILPPLHDRSLLKARDPPQPCFDHYESNTVNHEHSPIMSTLTTKKFHFDAMFLRKLKSKVNGSDPSKKPYTTFEILVAHMWKCITKARGLDGDVKTKASIPVGGRRRLNPPLPAEYFGNVVYESFAQSIASEIINGSLEFISELIHKSVTKVDDNFIHSAIDFFEIRKSMLGPPSLNDRTDVLPVSWMKFPIHHFHFGMGGPVYVGPSLMLMEGLLILYDSCRKDGGVEVMVCLSKADMNVLEQNWFQV; this comes from the exons atgAAAGTGTTGAGAGGCGAAGGTGTGTTGATCAAACCCTGTGTGGGTAAAGATCATCGTGAGCTTGTTGAGCTAAATAATTTTGATTTGATTGCACACCCAATGTACGTGAAGCTGGTGTATGTTTTCCAAGCTCCTACCCCGAGCTCAGAGGTGTTGAAGGAAGGACTGGCCAAAGTTCTGGCGGAGTTCAGAGAATGGGCAGGGAGATACACGAAAGAAACAGCGAGTGGGTGCCTTGGCATCAATCTTAATGACGAGGGTGTGCTTGTCATAGAAGCCGAAGCAGATGGAACAATAGCAGATGCAATGCCCTTCGATCCCTCTTCATTCCTCCTTGAGTTGGTGCCACCCACATCCACCGTGGTCAATGAGCTCTTACTCCTGCAG TTTACTCGATTTACTTGTGGAGGGTTGGTGATAGGCCTAGCACGTCATCATCATGTTGCAGACGGAAAAGCAGCTACTTTTTTCATGAACTCGTGGGGAAAAATTGTTAGAGGAGAGTGTATTCTACCTCCACTACATGACCGATCTCTATTAAAAGCAAGAGATCCTCCCCAGCCATGTTTTGATCATTATGAATCTAATACTGTAAACCATGAGCACTCTCCAATAATGTCCACTCTAACCACAAAAAAGTTTCATTTTGATGCAATGTTTTTACGGAAACTCAAGTCGAAGGTAAATGGATCTGATCCATCAAAAAAACCCTATACTACTTTTGAAATCCTTGTTGCCCATATGTGGAAATGTATTACAAAAGCTCGAGGCCTTGATGGGGATGTAAAAACAAAAGCTAGCATTCCCGTGGGTGGAAGAAGAAGGTTGAATCCTCCGTTGCCTGCAGAATACTTTGGTAATGTTGTCTACGAATCATTTGCTCAATCCATTGCATCAGAGATCATAAATGGGTCTTTAGAATTTATTTCAGAGTTGATACATAAGTCAGTTACCAAGGTTGATGATAATTTTATACATTCAGCGATTGACTTTTTTGAGATAAGGAAATCAATGTTAGGGCCACCGAGCCTTAATGATAGAACTGATGTATTGCCAGTAAGCTGGATGAAATTTCCTATCCATCATTTTCATTTTGGAATGGGTGGCCCTGTGTATGTAGGTCCTTCATTAATGCTCATGGAAGGCCttttaattttgtatgattcatgCCGTAAAGACGGGGGCGTAGAAGTCATGGTTTGCTTGTCAAAAGCAGATATGAATGTACTTGAACAGAATTGGTTTCAAGTTTGA